One window from the genome of Leptospira meyeri encodes:
- a CDS encoding type II toxin-antitoxin system MqsA family antitoxin codes for MKDKKWIDCPVCGETNSMVFKTDVSENFNIKDYGNLKINNIEGYYCKNCKDGILTRKSQNHINASIAEFKAKKDAEVTVAADLISVDEMAKKLKLSRQSVHKMMNIGKIRYVFVGDIRLPLKNQKVSHK; via the coding sequence ATGAAAGATAAAAAATGGATCGATTGTCCTGTCTGTGGTGAAACAAATTCTATGGTTTTTAAAACTGATGTCTCTGAAAATTTTAATATTAAAGATTATGGGAACCTTAAAATCAATAATATAGAAGGTTACTATTGCAAAAATTGCAAAGACGGAATTCTTACTAGAAAATCTCAAAATCATATAAATGCTTCTATTGCTGAATTTAAAGCAAAAAAAGATGCAGAAGTTACAGTAGCTGCTGATCTTATTAGTGTTGATGAAATGGCAAAGAAATTAAAATTATCCCGCCAATCTGTTCATAAAATGATGAACATTGGAAAAATCAGGTATGTCTTCGTTGGAGATATAAGATTGCCTTTAAAAAACCAAAAAGTCTCTCATAAATAA
- a CDS encoding helix-turn-helix domain-containing protein, giving the protein MSLIQQFQSIDIPTIERYVEEMEQETLFLDFKTVRGGSLKSDDDKKNLSKALSGFANSAGGLIVWGVLAKKNENNIDCATKCEPIQNISQFYSRLNELTGEYVQPLVEKVEHKILISDQIHDIGFAVSLIPESLSPPHMAVIDGRYYKRSGASFYPLEHFDLEDMFGRRRKANLSLSHKLINSPGDANKINIQIIIQIVNTGKGVAEHVFLNLKPLAPYSIFAHGFGNFNHGLKKLLRPQSNDGEIHFAATDGIVIHPNYKFDVTPINLTISKIEDKIYPIKIYYKLYTAGTIEKTGIYEISEEILRDEIKKLFS; this is encoded by the coding sequence ATGAGTCTAATACAACAATTCCAAAGTATAGATATTCCAACAATAGAACGTTACGTTGAAGAAATGGAACAAGAAACACTTTTCCTTGACTTCAAAACTGTAAGAGGTGGATCACTCAAGTCTGATGATGATAAGAAAAACTTATCAAAAGCTTTATCAGGATTTGCAAACTCAGCAGGCGGGTTAATAGTCTGGGGTGTTTTGGCAAAAAAGAATGAAAATAATATCGATTGTGCAACAAAATGTGAACCTATTCAAAACATCTCACAGTTTTACTCTAGGCTAAATGAGTTAACAGGAGAATATGTTCAGCCCCTAGTTGAAAAGGTAGAACATAAAATTTTAATTTCAGATCAAATACATGATATAGGCTTTGCTGTTTCCCTAATACCAGAAAGCCTTTCCCCTCCCCATATGGCTGTCATCGATGGACGTTATTACAAACGAAGCGGTGCTAGCTTTTATCCTTTGGAACATTTCGACCTCGAAGATATGTTTGGAAGACGTCGTAAGGCAAATTTATCATTATCCCATAAGCTTATCAATTCTCCTGGAGATGCGAATAAAATTAATATCCAAATCATAATTCAAATCGTAAATACAGGAAAAGGAGTTGCGGAGCATGTTTTTTTAAATTTGAAACCCTTGGCACCGTACTCAATTTTCGCCCACGGTTTCGGAAATTTCAATCATGGTTTAAAAAAATTACTTCGACCACAAAGCAATGATGGCGAAATTCATTTCGCTGCTACAGACGGAATTGTAATCCATCCTAACTATAAATTTGATGTAACACCAATAAATTTAACCATATCAAAAATTGAAGATAAAATTTATCCTATCAAAATCTATTACAAGTTGTATACTGCAGGAACAATAGAAAAAACAGGAATCTATGAAATTTCAGAAGAAATTCTTAGGGATGAAATAAAAAAACTTTTTAGTTAA
- a CDS encoding type II toxin-antitoxin system MqsR family toxin — translation MEKRVCHYPLKKIKELITEGKFSITKNAQKTAIEQFGYGETEIINEVLNLHNSDFFKSMTSHNNHLLWHDVYKKEGNNYKLYIKIQISNSNTLVISFKGDESL, via the coding sequence GTGGAAAAGCGTGTCTGTCATTATCCGTTAAAAAAGATAAAAGAACTGATTACCGAAGGAAAGTTTTCTATTACAAAAAATGCTCAAAAAACTGCAATTGAACAATTTGGATATGGAGAAACTGAAATTATTAATGAAGTTCTAAATTTACATAATTCTGACTTCTTTAAATCAATGACTTCTCATAATAATCATTTGCTCTGGCACGATGTTTACAAAAAGGAAGGCAATAATTATAAACTTTATATTAAAATCCAAATTTCGAACAGTAATACCTTAGTTATTTCTTTTAAAGGAGATGAAAGCTTATGA